A part of Amycolatopsis lurida genomic DNA contains:
- a CDS encoding LysE family translocator, protein MSIAFLITTLVVVATPGTGVVYTLSAGLARGRRASVIAALACTLGIVPHMVAAITGLAALLHASAVAFEIIKYLGVAYLLYMAWATLKDREAIVVDGDPEPASTLRTITSGVLINVLNPKLTLFFFAFLPQFVPAGEPGSIPRMLLLSGVFMLATFVVFSVYGVLAAGVRHHVLSRPRVLDWLRRIFAGSFAALGVKLAFTTQ, encoded by the coding sequence GTGAGCATCGCCTTCCTGATCACCACGCTGGTCGTGGTCGCCACGCCCGGTACCGGCGTGGTCTACACCCTTTCCGCCGGACTGGCCCGGGGCAGACGCGCGAGCGTCATCGCCGCGCTGGCGTGCACCCTCGGTATCGTCCCGCACATGGTCGCCGCGATCACCGGCCTCGCGGCGCTCCTGCACGCGAGCGCGGTGGCGTTCGAGATCATCAAGTATCTCGGCGTCGCCTACCTGCTCTATATGGCGTGGGCGACGCTGAAGGACCGCGAAGCGATCGTCGTGGACGGCGATCCCGAACCCGCGTCGACCCTGCGGACGATCACCTCAGGCGTGCTGATCAACGTCTTGAATCCGAAGCTGACCTTGTTCTTCTTCGCGTTCCTGCCGCAGTTCGTCCCGGCGGGCGAGCCCGGTTCGATCCCACGGATGCTGCTGCTGAGCGGGGTGTTCATGCTGGCGACCTTCGTGGTGTTCAGCGTGTACGGCGTCCTCGCGGCCGGCGTGCGGCACCACGTCCTTTCCCGGCCGCGCGTGCTCGACTGGCTCCGGCGGATCTTCGCCGGTTCCTTCGCCGCGCTCGGCGTCAAACTCGCGTTCACCACCCAGTAG
- a CDS encoding alpha/beta fold hydrolase, which translates to MAASRVTTPVLEIEYEHAGEAGGPPVVLLHGFPYDVRAYDEVAALLAAGGASVYVPYLRGFGGTHFLDKATLRSGQQAALAQDLLEFMDALGLEKAVVAGYDWGGRAACITAALRPERVRGLVSVDGYNVQNLAYAGEPAPPEWERTYWYQFYFHSERGRRGLAENRDELCALLWRTWSPTWTGADAAFPASAPSLHNPDFVDVVIHSYRHRFGLAEGDPRYQALEDLIAEEPVITVPTVVLESGDDGIGGPSAEGDREYFTGPYEHRVLPGVGHNVPQEAPEAFAAAVASLLE; encoded by the coding sequence ATGGCGGCGAGCCGGGTCACCACGCCGGTCCTGGAGATCGAGTACGAACACGCCGGTGAAGCGGGCGGGCCGCCGGTGGTCCTGCTCCACGGCTTTCCGTACGACGTGCGGGCCTACGACGAGGTCGCCGCGCTCCTCGCGGCGGGCGGAGCCTCCGTGTACGTCCCCTATCTCCGCGGGTTCGGTGGCACGCATTTCCTCGACAAGGCGACACTTCGCTCCGGACAGCAGGCCGCCCTCGCGCAGGACCTGCTCGAGTTCATGGACGCGCTGGGGCTGGAGAAGGCCGTCGTCGCGGGATACGACTGGGGCGGCCGCGCGGCCTGCATCACGGCCGCGCTCCGGCCCGAGCGCGTGCGCGGGCTGGTCTCGGTGGACGGCTACAACGTCCAGAACCTCGCCTACGCCGGCGAACCCGCGCCGCCGGAGTGGGAACGCACTTACTGGTATCAGTTCTATTTCCACTCCGAGCGGGGCAGGCGCGGGCTGGCGGAGAACCGCGACGAGCTGTGCGCCTTGTTGTGGCGCACCTGGTCGCCGACCTGGACCGGCGCCGACGCGGCGTTCCCGGCCAGCGCTCCCAGCCTCCACAACCCGGACTTCGTCGACGTCGTCATCCACTCCTACCGGCACCGCTTCGGCTTGGCGGAAGGCGATCCGCGGTATCAGGCGCTCGAAGACCTGATCGCGGAGGAGCCGGTCATCACGGTGCCGACGGTGGTGCTGGAGAGCGGGGACGACGGCATCGGCGGCCCGAGCGCGGAGGGCGACCGCGAGTACTTCACCGGCCCGTACGAGCATCGGGTTCTGCCAGGGGTGGGCCACAACGTTCCCCAGGAGGCTCCTGAAGCGTTCGCGGCCGCTGTGGCGTCTCTGCTCGAGTGA
- a CDS encoding VOC family protein, whose amino-acid sequence MTDSQPAPPVPPGKFLLELVPVPVSDIDRAKDFYTEKLGFHVDVDVRPADGVRIVQLTPPGSACSITLATGIPSLDMPAGSLRGLHLVVADIEEARAALVAKGADVGPVEDIGGVFYAAFSDPDGNTWTLQYMPWRVG is encoded by the coding sequence GTGACCGACTCCCAGCCAGCGCCTCCGGTTCCGCCGGGGAAGTTCCTGCTCGAACTCGTCCCGGTGCCGGTCAGCGACATCGACCGGGCGAAGGATTTCTACACGGAGAAGCTCGGTTTCCATGTCGACGTCGACGTGCGGCCCGCCGACGGGGTCCGGATCGTCCAGCTCACTCCGCCGGGTTCGGCCTGCTCGATCACCTTGGCCACCGGGATCCCGTCGCTGGACATGCCTGCCGGGTCCCTGCGCGGGCTCCATCTCGTGGTCGCCGACATCGAGGAGGCCCGCGCCGCCCTCGTCGCCAAGGGTGCCGACGTCGGTCCGGTCGAAGACATCGGCGGCGTCTTCTACGCGGCGTTCAGCGACCCGGACGGCAACACCTGGACGCTCCAGTACATGCCCTGGCGCGTCGGGTGA
- a CDS encoding CsbD family protein: MSLGDKISNKAEEFGGKAKEAAGDATGNDELRAEGQADQAKAGLKGAVENVKDAVGDAADKLRDTFKK; this comes from the coding sequence ATGTCGTTGGGCGACAAGATCAGCAACAAGGCCGAGGAGTTCGGCGGTAAGGCCAAGGAGGCCGCCGGCGACGCCACCGGCAACGACGAATTGCGCGCGGAAGGTCAGGCGGACCAGGCGAAGGCCGGTCTCAAGGGCGCGGTCGAGAATGTGAAGGACGCCGTCGGTGACGCGGCGGACAAGCTCCGCGACACCTTCAAGAAGTAG
- a CDS encoding cytochrome P450, producing MLPDPFAATTRGITEPDPVRPALRAAGPLVEVAAPDGGSAWIVTEEKLAREVLADPRFAKDPAFAPEGWTRFEQTAAEQPSLTTLDGPDHALLRRAHAPLLSAKRIQAQSDRIHRIARTLLTDLGDGTVDLMDGFSTRFPLTVLLDLLGIPLHLLDVAVDACRRMSDPEPGAQGKAIAAIADLAAAGLTPNRTGLATELRDNLPPETSEEDLRYHLFALIFAGQLTTDASIGFLVSRLLNGDTTPEGHLVRETLRVHPPAPFTLWRFTTTEVVLAGMRLPAGAPVLVDIQGINTDPAREPGPDLTFGAGPHFCVGAQLAQLELRAVASVLRTDFPEARLAVPYSELRQTFLGGIQGTRLTSLPVVLHE from the coding sequence GTGCTCCCCGATCCGTTCGCCGCGACGACCCGCGGCATCACCGAACCCGACCCTGTCCGCCCCGCGCTGCGGGCCGCGGGCCCGCTCGTCGAAGTGGCCGCCCCCGACGGCGGAAGCGCGTGGATAGTCACCGAGGAGAAGTTGGCCCGCGAGGTCCTGGCGGACCCTCGCTTCGCGAAGGATCCCGCGTTCGCCCCCGAGGGCTGGACCAGGTTCGAACAAACCGCCGCCGAACAGCCGTCCCTCACCACACTGGACGGCCCCGACCACGCGCTCTTGCGGCGTGCGCACGCCCCTTTGCTGAGCGCCAAACGAATCCAGGCGCAATCCGACCGGATCCACCGGATCGCCCGGACACTGCTGACGGACCTCGGCGACGGTACGGTCGACCTCATGGACGGGTTCTCCACCCGTTTCCCGCTCACCGTGCTGCTCGACCTGCTCGGTATCCCGCTTCACCTGCTCGACGTCGCCGTCGACGCGTGCCGTCGCATGTCCGACCCCGAACCGGGCGCCCAAGGCAAGGCCATCGCCGCGATCGCGGACCTCGCCGCCGCGGGGCTGACCCCGAACCGGACGGGGCTCGCGACGGAACTACGCGACAACCTTCCGCCGGAGACGTCCGAAGAGGACCTGCGGTATCACCTGTTCGCGTTGATCTTCGCCGGGCAGCTGACCACCGACGCCTCGATCGGCTTCCTCGTCTCGCGGCTCTTGAACGGGGACACCACCCCCGAAGGCCACCTGGTCCGGGAAACGCTTCGGGTCCACCCGCCCGCACCGTTCACGCTCTGGCGGTTCACGACCACGGAGGTCGTCCTCGCCGGAATGCGGCTCCCCGCCGGGGCTCCGGTGCTCGTCGACATCCAGGGCATCAACACCGACCCGGCCAGGGAACCGGGCCCGGACCTGACCTTCGGCGCGGGCCCGCATTTCTGCGTCGGCGCCCAGCTCGCGCAGCTCGAACTGCGGGCGGTGGCGTCGGTTCTACGCACGGACTTCCCCGAAGCCCGGCTCGCCGTGCCCTACTCCGAACTCCGGCAGACGTTCCTCGGCGGCATCCAGGGAACGCGGCTCACGAGCCTGCCGGTGGTCCTGCACGAATAA
- a CDS encoding MarR family winged helix-turn-helix transcriptional regulator, which yields MEDDVAARSASLLDGLRSFGANYTEFTRRFADWLGLHATDAAALVEILYAEDTGSPLSPARLGDRIALTSGATTNLLNRLESLGYVVRTRENSDRRRVTLRSGPDIQGPAREFFGPFSAGLAALVAEYPAEEIERFEAFLRHLKSTMDSVLEEQG from the coding sequence ATGGAGGACGACGTCGCGGCGCGGAGTGCGTCGCTGCTGGACGGCCTCCGGAGCTTCGGGGCGAACTACACCGAGTTCACCCGCCGTTTCGCGGACTGGCTCGGCCTGCACGCCACCGACGCCGCCGCGCTGGTGGAGATCCTCTACGCCGAAGACACCGGGTCGCCGTTGTCCCCGGCCCGGCTCGGCGACCGCATCGCGCTGACCTCCGGCGCGACCACGAACTTGCTGAACCGGCTGGAAAGCCTCGGTTACGTGGTGCGGACCAGGGAGAACAGCGACCGGCGAAGGGTGACCCTGCGCAGCGGCCCGGACATCCAGGGGCCCGCACGCGAGTTCTTCGGTCCGTTCAGCGCCGGGCTCGCGGCGCTGGTGGCGGAGTACCCCGCGGAGGAGATCGAACGGTTCGAGGCCTTCCTGCGGCATCTGAAGTCCACTATGGACAGCGTGCTCGAAGAACAGGGTTAG
- the sigK gene encoding ECF RNA polymerase sigma factor SigK, protein MVEGVRTSPRGSGGTGAEPAEASLMQRVAAGDEQAFADLYDVVAGPVWGVVNRVVRNGTLAEEVTQEVLVEVWRTAARFKPGKGSTLAWVLTIAHRRAVDRVRSHQAALDRDDRAGRLDFRRPFDEVAESTISNLEQQRVRQCLSALTDLQRESVVLAYYNGYTYPEVAEVLKTAPGTVKTRIRDGLIRLRDCLGVGQ, encoded by the coding sequence ATGGTCGAGGGAGTGCGGACGAGTCCGCGCGGAAGCGGCGGCACCGGAGCGGAGCCGGCCGAGGCGAGTTTGATGCAACGGGTCGCGGCAGGTGACGAACAGGCGTTCGCCGACCTGTACGACGTCGTGGCGGGACCGGTGTGGGGCGTGGTGAACAGGGTCGTCCGCAACGGCACGCTCGCCGAGGAGGTCACCCAAGAGGTCCTGGTGGAGGTGTGGCGGACGGCCGCCCGGTTCAAACCGGGCAAGGGGAGCACGCTGGCCTGGGTGCTCACGATCGCGCACCGGCGGGCGGTGGACCGGGTGCGTTCGCATCAGGCCGCGCTCGACCGGGACGATCGCGCGGGAAGACTCGACTTCCGCCGCCCGTTCGACGAGGTCGCCGAGTCGACGATCAGCAATCTGGAACAGCAACGGGTGCGCCAGTGCCTGTCCGCGTTGACCGACTTGCAACGGGAATCGGTGGTGCTGGCCTACTACAACGGCTACACGTACCCGGAAGTCGCGGAAGTGCTCAAGACCGCGCCCGGAACGGTGAAGACCCGCATCCGCGACGGCCTGATCCGGCTGCGCGACTGCTTGGGGGTCGGGCAATGA
- a CDS encoding anti-sigma factor yields MTAELHTLTGAYAVDAVPEEEAAAFKRHLRGCPACGQEVRELREAAARLGAALATPPPPRLREATLTEVAHTRQWPPLVAVARRDGPVKTRIALWGAAAAAVGALVFGLVTTTTDPGTDPAQRQLASVNAVLTAPDASTAKSAERGNTTVVTSHGKGKIVVLAGDLPPLAPGKAYQVWLIGKSGVHSAGLLAPDGPHRTRPVLADLPGGIDRVGITAEPAGGSPAPTVPAVVMVDLV; encoded by the coding sequence ATGACGGCGGAACTGCACACACTGACCGGGGCCTACGCCGTGGACGCCGTCCCGGAGGAAGAAGCCGCGGCCTTCAAGCGGCATCTGCGGGGTTGCCCCGCGTGCGGCCAAGAGGTGCGGGAGCTCCGGGAGGCCGCCGCGCGGCTGGGGGCGGCGCTCGCCACCCCGCCACCGCCGAGGCTGCGGGAAGCGACGCTCACGGAGGTCGCCCACACCCGTCAATGGCCTCCGCTGGTCGCCGTCGCGCGTCGGGATGGGCCGGTGAAGACGCGGATCGCCCTCTGGGGTGCCGCGGCGGCCGCCGTCGGAGCGCTGGTGTTCGGCTTGGTCACCACGACCACCGATCCGGGAACCGACCCTGCTCAGCGCCAGCTGGCCTCGGTGAACGCGGTGCTCACCGCGCCCGACGCCTCGACGGCCAAAAGCGCCGAACGCGGGAACACCACGGTCGTGACCTCACACGGCAAGGGCAAGATCGTCGTGCTGGCCGGTGACCTTCCACCGTTGGCGCCCGGCAAGGCGTATCAGGTCTGGCTCATCGGAAAGAGCGGGGTGCATTCGGCGGGCCTGCTGGCGCCGGACGGTCCACATCGGACCCGGCCGGTGCTCGCGGATCTGCCGGGCGGGATCGACCGGGTCGGCATCACCGCGGAACCCGCCGGGGGCTCGCCTGCCCCGACCGTTCCGGCGGTGGTCATGGTGGATCTGGTCTAA
- a CDS encoding SDR family NAD(P)-dependent oxidoreductase — MSVVTRAADTVLDRTLLGYGNIGYSLRRHWWPGDPAPDALAGKVAVVTGAKAGLGKATAIGLAKLGATVRIAIRGDGDAARAEIERAAPGSRIVVDQCDVSLISSVRDYAKDLDGEVDVLVHNAGVMPAERTETAEGNELMLATHVLGPHLLTASLRPKLADGARVIWVSSGGMYGRPLRADDLQYRRDEYKPAAGYARTKRMQVVLAELWADRLDGSGITVHCAHPGWADTPGVATSLPTFQKLTRRILRTPEQGADTFVWLAAAEEPARYNGMFWHDRVQRPTHYLGKTRETAAQRQELWQACERLTGS, encoded by the coding sequence ATGTCCGTCGTCACCCGAGCCGCCGACACCGTGCTCGACCGGACCTTGCTCGGGTACGGCAACATCGGGTACTCCCTGCGCCGGCACTGGTGGCCCGGGGATCCCGCGCCGGACGCGCTCGCGGGCAAGGTCGCCGTGGTGACCGGCGCCAAAGCGGGTTTGGGGAAGGCGACGGCCATCGGGCTGGCGAAGCTGGGCGCGACCGTCCGTATCGCGATCCGCGGCGACGGCGACGCCGCCCGCGCCGAGATCGAGCGGGCCGCGCCCGGCTCGCGGATCGTCGTCGACCAGTGCGATGTCAGCCTGATCTCGTCCGTGCGCGACTACGCCAAAGACCTCGACGGTGAGGTCGACGTTCTCGTGCACAACGCCGGAGTGATGCCGGCGGAACGCACGGAGACGGCCGAGGGCAACGAACTCATGCTGGCCACGCACGTGCTCGGCCCGCATCTGCTCACCGCGTCGCTCCGGCCGAAGCTCGCCGACGGCGCGAGGGTGATCTGGGTCAGCTCCGGTGGCATGTACGGCCGGCCGCTGCGCGCCGACGACCTCCAGTACCGCCGCGACGAGTACAAGCCGGCGGCCGGATACGCACGCACGAAACGGATGCAGGTGGTGCTCGCCGAACTCTGGGCGGACCGCCTGGACGGCTCCGGGATCACCGTGCACTGCGCTCATCCCGGCTGGGCCGACACGCCAGGAGTCGCGACCTCCCTGCCGACGTTCCAGAAGCTGACGCGACGCATCCTGCGGACTCCCGAGCAGGGCGCCGACACCTTCGTCTGGCTCGCCGCCGCCGAGGAACCGGCCCGGTACAACGGGATGTTCTGGCACGACCGTGTCCAGCGGCCGACGCACTACCTCGGCAAGACCCGGGAAACCGCCGCGCAGCGCCAGGAACTCTGGCAAGCCTGCGAGCGGCTCACCGGCTCTTAG
- a CDS encoding DUF6286 domain-containing protein — protein sequence MKRRPRRSVPAVLVALVVLAGCVLAAIVAVQTIIGEKPWLSYDAVASALHDTRWSDPLPPIAGGVVALLGLLLLVAAIVPGRPTVLPLEGGTDSGASRRSYRSTLRTAASTVDGVSAAKLKVKRSKIVSVVTTGRTNTAGLADAVRAAIEHRLSQIGPATVPAVRVRVKATRSAS from the coding sequence ATGAAACGGCGCCCGCGCCGCAGTGTCCCGGCCGTGCTGGTCGCCCTCGTGGTGCTCGCCGGATGCGTGCTGGCCGCCATCGTCGCGGTCCAGACGATCATCGGCGAAAAACCGTGGCTCAGCTACGACGCCGTCGCGTCCGCCCTGCACGACACCCGATGGAGCGATCCGCTTCCGCCGATCGCGGGCGGCGTGGTCGCGCTGCTCGGTCTGCTGCTCCTCGTGGCCGCGATCGTCCCAGGGCGGCCCACCGTGCTGCCGCTCGAAGGCGGCACGGACTCCGGGGCCTCCCGGCGCAGTTACCGGTCGACGCTGCGTACCGCGGCGTCCACTGTGGATGGTGTCTCGGCGGCGAAACTGAAGGTCAAGCGGAGCAAGATCGTCTCGGTGGTCACCACCGGGCGGACGAACACCGCCGGACTCGCCGACGCCGTCCGCGCGGCCATCGAGCACCGCCTCTCGCAGATCGGCCCCGCCACCGTCCCGGCCGTGCGGGTCCGGGTCAAGGCCACCAGGAGCGCGTCATGA
- a CDS encoding Asp23/Gls24 family envelope stress response protein produces the protein MTTMTAAAPGTDGRGALTVADGAVERIAARAITELDGVGGAASRVLGIAVGGEDLDQGAKVSAHVTGSTATLDVRLSVKYPLSVRATTESAREHLIRRVGELSGLAITRVDITVTALHSTETETRRVR, from the coding sequence ATGACGACCATGACCGCCGCCGCGCCCGGAACGGACGGGCGCGGCGCCCTGACCGTGGCCGACGGCGCCGTCGAGCGGATCGCCGCCCGGGCGATCACCGAGCTCGACGGCGTCGGCGGCGCGGCCTCCCGCGTGCTCGGGATCGCGGTCGGCGGTGAAGACCTCGACCAGGGCGCCAAGGTGAGCGCGCACGTCACCGGCTCGACGGCCACTTTGGACGTCCGGCTCTCGGTGAAGTACCCGCTCTCCGTGCGCGCCACCACCGAAAGCGCGCGAGAGCATCTGATCCGCCGCGTGGGCGAACTCTCGGGCCTGGCCATCACGCGGGTCGACATCACCGTCACGGCCCTGCATTCCACGGAGACCGAAACGAGGAGGGTCCGATGA
- a CDS encoding Asp23/Gls24 family envelope stress response protein, which produces MTNTATTAKPNSNSAAPAENSALVTTQGVTTIADTVVQKVAGLATREITGVHALGGGAVRAFNALRERIPGATASAGQGVSVEVGERQAAVDLQIVVEYGVAIADLAKSVRRNVIGAVEQMTGLEVVEVNINVSDVYIPGDDDNDESTESTRVQ; this is translated from the coding sequence ATGACGAACACCGCCACCACCGCCAAGCCGAACTCGAACTCCGCCGCCCCGGCCGAGAACAGCGCGCTCGTCACCACGCAGGGCGTGACCACGATCGCCGACACCGTCGTGCAGAAGGTCGCGGGCCTCGCGACCCGCGAGATCACCGGCGTCCACGCGCTGGGCGGCGGCGCCGTGCGGGCGTTCAACGCGCTGCGTGAGCGCATCCCCGGCGCCACCGCGTCCGCCGGGCAGGGCGTCTCCGTCGAGGTCGGCGAGCGCCAGGCCGCGGTCGACCTGCAGATCGTCGTCGAGTACGGCGTCGCGATCGCGGATCTCGCCAAATCGGTGCGCCGCAACGTGATCGGCGCGGTCGAGCAGATGACCGGGCTCGAGGTCGTCGAGGTCAACATCAACGTGTCCGACGTGTACATCCCGGGCGACGACGACAACGACGAAAGCACCGAATCCACCCGCGTCCAGTGA
- a CDS encoding alkaline phosphatase: protein MRGRGLAAATVLVVLCGGSAAVADTTTARSARNIIYIQGDGLGLGQRDLLRLALKGKNGRLAMDGLAVTGLVRTSSADPEDIVTDSAAAATAFATGHKTRNGAVGVDSSGRPLETILERAKRAGKSTGLVTTAQVTGASPAAFAAHVPSRDSQSDIAKQYIENSRPDVLLGGGEDWWYPKGNPGLWPDKPGEESRSPYGNLVERAQRTGYTYVRDGDELRTTRANRILGLFANEDMVDYGPDGVGKYAPRVPLQQMARKALDTLSKNPRGFFLFLEEEGTDGMSHENNAHGVIDAGRALDDTVAEVMRFARAHPDTLVIIGGDHETGGLAIENYDASDTDPDQDGPFDVPGSKLRFTVDWTTHDHTGSDTPVTAEGPGSTRLGGTIENTDVHWVMRAASGL, encoded by the coding sequence GTGCGCGGACGTGGTCTGGCGGCGGCGACGGTTCTGGTGGTCCTGTGCGGTGGTTCGGCCGCCGTCGCGGACACCACGACGGCGCGCTCGGCACGCAACATCATCTACATCCAGGGGGACGGCCTCGGCCTCGGCCAGCGTGACCTGCTTCGGCTGGCGCTCAAGGGCAAGAACGGCAGACTGGCGATGGACGGGCTCGCGGTCACCGGCCTCGTACGGACGTCCTCGGCCGACCCCGAAGATATCGTCACCGACTCGGCCGCCGCGGCCACCGCATTCGCGACCGGGCACAAGACGCGCAACGGCGCCGTCGGCGTGGATTCCAGCGGGCGCCCGCTGGAGACGATCCTCGAACGGGCGAAGCGGGCGGGGAAGTCGACCGGCCTGGTGACGACCGCGCAGGTGACCGGCGCGTCGCCCGCGGCCTTCGCGGCGCACGTCCCCAGCCGGGACTCGCAGAGCGACATCGCGAAGCAGTACATCGAGAACAGCCGCCCGGACGTCCTGCTCGGCGGCGGTGAGGACTGGTGGTATCCGAAGGGGAACCCCGGGCTGTGGCCGGACAAACCGGGGGAGGAGAGCCGCAGCCCGTACGGCAACCTGGTCGAACGCGCGCAGCGAACGGGCTACACCTACGTGCGTGACGGCGACGAACTGCGGACCACGCGGGCCAACCGGATCCTCGGCCTGTTCGCGAACGAGGACATGGTCGACTACGGCCCGGACGGCGTCGGGAAGTACGCGCCGCGGGTGCCGCTCCAGCAGATGGCGCGCAAGGCACTGGACACCCTCTCCAAGAACCCGCGCGGCTTCTTTCTCTTCCTGGAGGAAGAAGGAACCGACGGGATGTCACACGAGAACAACGCGCACGGCGTGATCGACGCGGGCCGCGCGCTCGACGACACCGTCGCCGAGGTCATGCGGTTCGCCCGCGCGCATCCCGACACACTGGTGATCATCGGCGGCGACCACGAGACCGGAGGGCTGGCCATCGAGAACTACGACGCCTCCGACACCGACCCTGACCAGGACGGGCCGTTCGACGTCCCGGGTTCGAAGCTCCGCTTCACCGTGGACTGGACGACCCACGACCACACCGGGTCCGACACCCCGGTCACCGCCGAAGGCCCCGGCTCCACCCGTTTGGGTGGCACGATCGAGAACACCGACGTCCACTGGGTGATGCGGGCGGCAAGCGGACTCTGA
- a CDS encoding ANTAR domain-containing response regulator: MTEQAAEANGAVAAPQRRVLVAEDEALIRLDLVEMLREEGYEVVGEAGDGEQAINLATELKPDLVILDVKMPKLDGIEAASKITGDRIAPVVILTAFSQRDLVERARDAGTMAYLVKPFAKRDLVPAIELAVSRFAELQALESEVAGLTDRLETRKVIDRAKGLLMSRQGLTEPDAFRWIQRTAMDRRTTMKAVAEAVVESIG; the protein is encoded by the coding sequence GTGACCGAGCAGGCTGCCGAGGCCAATGGTGCTGTCGCCGCACCCCAGCGGCGGGTGCTCGTGGCCGAAGACGAGGCCCTCATCCGGCTGGATCTCGTCGAGATGCTCCGTGAAGAGGGTTATGAGGTGGTCGGTGAGGCCGGGGATGGCGAGCAGGCCATCAACCTGGCCACCGAGTTGAAGCCCGACCTGGTGATCCTCGACGTCAAGATGCCCAAGCTCGACGGTATCGAGGCCGCCTCCAAGATCACCGGCGACCGGATCGCGCCGGTCGTCATCCTGACCGCGTTCAGCCAGCGCGACCTCGTCGAGCGGGCCAGGGACGCGGGCACGATGGCGTACCTGGTCAAGCCGTTCGCCAAGCGTGACCTGGTGCCGGCCATCGAGCTGGCCGTGAGCCGGTTCGCCGAGCTTCAGGCGCTCGAGTCCGAGGTCGCGGGCCTCACGGACCGGCTCGAAACGCGCAAGGTGATCGACCGCGCCAAGGGGCTGCTGATGAGCCGTCAGGGGCTCACCGAGCCGGACGCGTTCCGCTGGATACAGCGCACCGCGATGGACCGCCGGACCACGATGAAGGCGGTCGCCGAGGCAGTCGTCGAAAGCATCGGCTGA
- a CDS encoding recombinase family protein produces the protein MAIPRSIGFDTIAERLNKNTDEHPPPRPPGGIRARGAWSKSSVADILKNPKYTGYQVYNRRARRSRGARNRQNPPEMWVWSPEPAHEPLIPKWMFDEMTATRTQRQGSRDGADLKQDPRAQRTYLLRSRVTCDCGRRMMGMVRKSGVYYRCHPAGNNRGRPDKHEGHPPTVYIREDLILDQVEAFFNERLFGPQRHTLLLADQDDGYANKRRDTERRRQALQKKIADAARKQDNLLRQAENAAPDDPFTQGLRQHYNEVFNERKTLLDALPFLKANLRHAPADLLHRLLDLTQLTIKVDYKNDRATITATLPADPASITSIGDTASRQNCAGGSECASCECPR, from the coding sequence GTGGCGATACCACGAAGCATTGGATTCGACACCATCGCCGAACGACTGAACAAGAACACCGACGAGCACCCGCCCCCACGACCGCCCGGCGGAATCCGGGCACGCGGCGCGTGGTCGAAGTCCAGCGTCGCCGATATCCTGAAGAACCCGAAGTACACCGGGTACCAGGTCTACAACCGGCGAGCACGCCGCAGCCGCGGCGCACGAAACCGGCAGAACCCTCCGGAGATGTGGGTATGGTCCCCCGAACCCGCGCACGAACCGCTCATCCCGAAGTGGATGTTCGACGAGATGACCGCCACCAGAACCCAACGGCAAGGGTCACGTGACGGCGCTGATCTGAAGCAGGATCCCCGTGCGCAGCGAACCTACCTGCTGCGCAGCCGCGTCACGTGTGATTGCGGCCGCCGCATGATGGGCATGGTGCGCAAATCCGGCGTCTACTACCGCTGCCATCCGGCAGGCAACAACCGCGGGCGTCCGGACAAACACGAGGGCCACCCGCCTACCGTCTACATCCGCGAAGACCTCATCCTCGACCAGGTCGAGGCGTTCTTCAACGAGCGCCTGTTCGGACCGCAACGCCACACGCTGCTACTCGCTGATCAAGACGACGGCTACGCCAATAAGCGGCGCGACACCGAACGTCGGCGGCAAGCACTGCAAAAGAAGATCGCGGACGCTGCCCGCAAGCAAGACAACCTGCTACGCCAAGCAGAGAACGCGGCCCCCGACGATCCCTTCACCCAAGGCCTCAGGCAGCACTACAACGAGGTCTTCAACGAGCGCAAAACACTCCTCGACGCCTTGCCGTTTCTGAAGGCCAACCTGCGCCACGCCCCGGCAGACCTACTGCACCGCCTGCTCGATCTGACCCAGCTCACGATCAAGGTCGACTACAAGAACGACCGAGCGACGATCACAGCCACCCTGCCCGCCGATCCAGCCTCGATCACGTCCATCGGCGACACCGCTTCACGGCAAAACTGCGCAGGTGGAAGCGAATGTGCATCCTGCGAGTGCCCCCGGTGA